One Deltaproteobacteria bacterium genomic region harbors:
- a CDS encoding MCE family protein, whose translation MASARMHFSVGLFMTAGLALATVAIIWLGMSSFLDKGELFVTYFDESVQGLNVDSPVKYRGVPVGRVKQIRIAPDYHLIEVLIAIERENIGKEDKFENSVATIANVGITGAMFVEIDKATPGTDHLTPKLSFDPPYPVIASRPSNIKKLFREIDLIASKIQAIDFQGISREALTAFAGLNAAIESAQIGVISTDVRTLLNNINAAASPKRLESMAKNMEQTIAASHRLMQTTTDELARTGAILSQFQAILDTNRPHIDTTMSALASTTLKADAFMFQSTVTMMQMQTSIKDLQQRMASTAENLEQTSANLNTLITNLKDQPSQLIFAQPKAPRAVED comes from the coding sequence CTTCCGCTCGCATGCATTTTTCCGTCGGCCTGTTCATGACCGCCGGCCTGGCCCTGGCCACGGTGGCCATCATCTGGCTCGGCATGAGTTCCTTTTTGGACAAGGGCGAACTTTTCGTGACCTATTTCGATGAATCCGTGCAGGGCCTGAACGTCGATTCGCCGGTCAAATATCGCGGCGTCCCCGTGGGCCGCGTCAAGCAAATCCGCATCGCGCCGGATTACCATCTGATCGAGGTTCTCATCGCCATCGAACGGGAAAACATCGGCAAGGAGGACAAGTTCGAAAACTCCGTGGCGACCATCGCCAATGTCGGCATCACCGGCGCCATGTTCGTGGAAATCGACAAGGCCACGCCCGGCACGGACCACCTGACCCCCAAGCTGTCCTTTGACCCGCCGTATCCGGTCATTGCCTCACGGCCGTCCAATATCAAAAAACTGTTCCGGGAAATCGACCTCATCGCGTCCAAAATCCAGGCTATCGACTTTCAAGGCATCTCCCGCGAGGCCCTGACCGCCTTCGCGGGCCTCAACGCGGCCATCGAATCGGCCCAGATCGGCGTCATTTCCACGGATGTGCGCACCCTGCTGAACAATATCAACGCCGCTGCAAGCCCCAAACGTCTGGAGTCCATGGCTAAAAACATGGAGCAAACCATCGCCGCCTCGCACCGTCTCATGCAAACCACGACAGACGAACTCGCCCGCACGGGCGCCATTCTGAGCCAATTCCAGGCCATCCTGGACACCAACCGCCCCCATATCGATACGACCATGTCCGCCCTGGCCTCCACCACCCTCAAGGCCGACGCCTTCATGTTCCAAAGCACGGTGACCATGATGCAGATGCAGACCTCCATCAAGGACCTGCAACAACGCATGGCCTCCACGGCCGAAAACCTGGAACAAACCTCGGCCAATCTGAACACACTGATCACCAACCTGAAAGACCAGCCCTCCCAGCTCATTTTCGCCCAACCCAAGGCGCCCCGCGCCGTGGAAGACTAG
- a CDS encoding LOG family protein: QEPNPYITPELSFQFHYFAIRKMHLLMRAKALVAFPGGFGTMDELFEALTLIQTRKVRPIPVLLFGKRFWQKAVNFETFVEEGTINAEDLNIFQYVSTAEQAWEIIAASNGLTTDGKP; the protein is encoded by the coding sequence CAGGAGCCCAACCCGTACATCACCCCGGAATTGAGCTTTCAGTTCCATTATTTCGCCATCCGCAAGATGCATCTTTTGATGCGGGCCAAGGCCCTGGTCGCCTTTCCCGGTGGATTTGGAACCATGGACGAGTTGTTCGAGGCTCTGACCCTCATCCAGACCCGCAAGGTGCGGCCCATCCCGGTTTTGCTTTTTGGCAAGCGTTTTTGGCAGAAAGCGGTCAATTTCGAGACATTCGTGGAAGAAGGGACGATCAACGCCGAGGATCTGAATATTTTTCAATATGTCAGCACGGCCGAGCAGGCCTGGGAGATCATCGCCGCATCCAACGGCCTGACCACGGACGGCAAACCGTAA